A portion of the Cellulophaga algicola DSM 14237 genome contains these proteins:
- the typA gene encoding translational GTPase TypA gives MSATKNIAIIAHVDHGKTTLVDKIMYHCQLFRENQNTGDLILDNNDLERERGITITSKNVSVVYKDTKINIIDTPGHADFGGEVERVLNMADGVLLLVDAFEGPMPQTRFVLQKAIDLGLKPCVVINKVDKENCTPEEVHEKVFDLMFELGAEEWQLDFPTVYGSAKNNWMSDDWKNETTNIEPLLDMVIEHIPTFEPKEGTTQMLITSLDFSSFTGRIAIGRLLRGDLKEGQQVSLVKRDGSIVKTKIKELYTFEGLGRLRVEEVETGDICAIVGLEGFEIGDTVADIESPEGLKTIAIDEPTMSMLFTINDSPFFGKDGKFVTSRHIKDRLARELEKNLALRVNDTDSADKFLVFGRGVLHLSVLIETMRREGYEMQIGQPQVIIKEIDGVKCEPVEQLTIDLPEEVSGRAVEMVSMRKGEMTSMEAKGNRMICEFLIPSRGIIGLRNQLLTATAGEAIMSHRFLEYQPMRGDIPQRQNGSLVSMEMGKAIPYSIDKLQDRGKFFVEPGEDIYEGQVIGENSRGDDMSVNITKTKKMSNVRSSGADDKAKIVPAIKFSLEEALEYIQKDEYVEVTPKFIRLRKIYLTENERKRNKIA, from the coding sequence ATGTCAGCAACAAAAAATATTGCCATTATTGCCCATGTCGATCACGGTAAGACTACCTTGGTAGATAAAATTATGTATCACTGTCAGTTGTTTAGAGAAAATCAAAACACAGGTGATTTAATATTAGATAATAACGATTTAGAGCGTGAAAGAGGTATTACCATTACTTCTAAAAACGTTTCTGTAGTATATAAGGATACTAAAATTAATATTATTGACACTCCTGGTCACGCCGATTTTGGTGGTGAAGTAGAGCGTGTATTAAACATGGCTGATGGTGTTTTATTGTTAGTAGATGCTTTTGAAGGGCCAATGCCACAAACACGTTTTGTATTACAGAAAGCGATTGACTTAGGTCTTAAGCCTTGTGTAGTAATAAACAAAGTGGATAAGGAAAACTGTACTCCTGAAGAAGTTCATGAAAAAGTTTTTGATTTAATGTTTGAATTAGGTGCTGAAGAATGGCAACTAGATTTTCCAACCGTTTATGGTTCAGCTAAGAATAACTGGATGAGTGACGATTGGAAAAATGAAACTACCAATATAGAGCCATTATTAGATATGGTAATTGAGCATATTCCAACTTTTGAACCTAAAGAAGGAACTACACAAATGTTAATTACCTCTTTAGATTTCTCTTCTTTTACAGGTCGTATTGCGATTGGTAGATTATTAAGAGGCGATTTAAAAGAAGGGCAGCAAGTTTCTTTAGTAAAAAGAGATGGGTCTATTGTGAAAACAAAAATAAAAGAACTTTATACGTTCGAAGGTCTTGGTAGACTTAGAGTAGAAGAAGTTGAGACTGGTGATATTTGTGCTATTGTAGGTTTAGAAGGTTTTGAAATTGGTGATACTGTTGCTGATATCGAAAGTCCAGAAGGATTAAAAACAATTGCTATAGATGAGCCAACAATGAGTATGTTGTTTACAATTAACGATTCTCCATTCTTTGGTAAGGATGGTAAATTTGTAACGTCTCGTCATATTAAAGACCGTTTGGCGCGTGAGTTAGAAAAAAACTTAGCATTACGTGTTAATGACACGGATAGTGCAGATAAGTTTTTAGTATTCGGTAGAGGTGTATTACACTTATCGGTATTAATAGAGACTATGCGTCGTGAAGGTTACGAAATGCAAATTGGTCAGCCACAAGTTATCATCAAGGAGATTGATGGTGTTAAATGTGAGCCTGTAGAGCAATTAACTATTGATTTGCCAGAAGAAGTTTCAGGTAGAGCAGTAGAAATGGTGTCTATGCGTAAAGGTGAGATGACAAGTATGGAAGCTAAAGGTAACCGTATGATTTGTGAGTTTTTAATTCCATCTCGTGGTATTATTGGCTTAAGAAACCAATTATTGACGGCAACAGCTGGTGAGGCTATTATGTCACACCGTTTCTTGGAATACCAACCAATGAGAGGCGATATTCCTCAAAGACAAAATGGTTCATTAGTTTCAATGGAAATGGGAAAAGCTATTCCTTATTCAATTGATAAATTACAAGATAGAGGTAAATTTTTCGTTGAACCAGGAGAAGATATTTATGAAGGCCAGGTTATCGGAGAAAACTCTAGAGGTGACGATATGTCTGTGAATATTACAAAAACTAAAAAAATGTCTAACGTACGTTCTTCAGGAGCAGATGATAAGGCAAAAATTGTACCTGCAATTAAGTTTTCATTAGAAGAAGCTTTAGAATATATTCAGAAAGATGAATATGTAGAGGTAACTCCTAAGTTTATTAGATTAAGAAAAATCTACTTAACTGAAAACGAACGTAAGCGTAATAAAATAGCTTAA